Proteins from a single region of Xyrauchen texanus isolate HMW12.3.18 chromosome 7, RBS_HiC_50CHRs, whole genome shotgun sequence:
- the LOC127646237 gene encoding protein CFAP20DC-like, with translation MFRNDYQGGCIVDIFSAQGKDPVAKWKLYGRKPSITKVFDKELKGFVYSLEGSGQTHKMQLPKDGKIALGLIQKFLILQVNVPLGKDFSTEFL, from the exons ATGTTCAGGAACGACTATCAG ggtgGATGCATTGTTGACATCTTCAGTGCTCAAGGAAAAGATCCTGTGGCCAAATGGAAACTATATGGAAGGAAACCTTCAATAACTAAA GTATTTGATAAAGAACTAAAGGGTTTTGTATACAGTCTTGAAGGCAGCGGTCAAACCCACAAGATGCAGTTACCTAAGGATGGCAAGATAGCTC TTGGTCTGATTCAGAAGTTCCTGATTCTGCAAGTCAATGTTCCTTTGGGAAAAGACTTCTCCACTGAGTTTCTGTAA